A genomic region of Catalinimonas niigatensis contains the following coding sequences:
- a CDS encoding 3-keto-disaccharide hydrolase, whose translation MKMNGWPLGLIMMVFTIVSCGPSSQNEAETEDTAPAEETNAEASSEFEDITAPENWRNFKADSISSQWELQDGVLTLAGEGGGDIVTKKQYDNFELEMEWKISEGGNSGLMFHVVEADSLGATYHSGPEYQLLDNERHPDAKIETHRTGDNYDLQKSTVETVKPAGEWNQTRLVVNEGKVEHYLNGEKVVEYELWTPEWEEAVANSKFAEFPAYGQAKEGHIALQDHGDEVSFRNIRVREL comes from the coding sequence ATGAAAATGAATGGATGGCCTCTTGGCCTGATCATGATGGTTTTTACCATTGTTTCCTGTGGACCGTCTTCTCAAAATGAAGCCGAAACAGAGGATACTGCTCCTGCCGAGGAAACAAACGCAGAAGCATCTTCAGAATTTGAAGACATTACTGCACCCGAAAACTGGAGAAATTTTAAGGCGGATTCTATTTCTTCTCAATGGGAGTTGCAGGATGGTGTACTGACCTTAGCCGGTGAAGGTGGCGGTGATATTGTTACCAAAAAGCAGTATGATAATTTTGAACTTGAAATGGAGTGGAAGATCTCCGAAGGCGGCAACAGCGGACTTATGTTTCATGTGGTTGAAGCTGATTCTTTAGGAGCCACCTATCATTCAGGACCCGAATACCAGTTGCTGGACAATGAAAGACATCCTGATGCTAAGATTGAAACGCATCGCACTGGTGACAACTATGATCTGCAAAAATCAACAGTAGAAACAGTGAAGCCTGCCGGTGAGTGGAACCAAACCCGTCTGGTAGTCAATGAAGGTAAGGTGGAGCACTATCTCAATGGAGAAAAGGTAGTAGAATACGAACTATGGACTCCTGAATGGGAAGAAGCTGTAGCCAACAGCAAGTTTGCCGAGTTTCCTGCTTATGGTCAGGCCAAAGAAGGTCATATTGCTTTGCAGGATCATGGTGATGAGGTTTCATTTCGTAATATTCGCGTGCGCGAACTTTAG
- a CDS encoding PQQ-dependent sugar dehydrogenase, whose amino-acid sequence MIRQKVRSLLSFSLLLCFIYLLTSCESARERKILVYFQPDGKQAPAGLSVIEQIGQQNNFAVDTTSQGASLMEENLQNYSAIVFLGASGESLNVWQQTDVERFVQAGGGYVGLNASINVKYNWPWYEELLAMTKNQEVQNPEYQEMPVQLMATQEGKAAPDGVNAWAGQYDGGHVVYMDGKNVPASLDNEQMKEYLLRGIEYAIGDNHLNYGLAHSLRTPEENRFVKEVLVPGPLDEPTELAVLPDGKVIFTERKGAVKMYYPQDGSMRKIAQMNVHTQFEDGLMGIAKDPDFYYNHWIYMYYSPVGDKPVQNLSRFKLLDDSLIMSSEKVILQVDVQRQECCHTGGSIAFGPDGLLYLSTGDDTNPFQSNGYAPIDERPGRAPFDAQGSSGNTNDLRGKILRIRVNDDATYSIPDGNLFPKDDPLSRPEIFVMGTRNSYRISVDQETGWLYWGDVGPDARTDGEMGTKGYDAVKQAKKAGFYGWPYFRGNRPYRDHNFATGEVGDYFDFDGPINDSPNNTGRTKLPPFNKSFVWYPYDESPEFPIVGTGGRNAMAGPVYHYEKYEHAKNRFPEYYDDKLFIYDWIRNWIIAVTVDENGDLQRLEPFADSFDFSKIIDMEMGHDGSIYLLEYGADWFAANPDASLSRISYAEGNRAPIARIAANESIGAAPFTVQFSGEESYDYDEGDELSYVWSFTGEEKQSTEANPEFTFEKPGMYDVKLTVTDAEGSSDVQDMTIQVGNERPSVEIALTSNASFYWENHPIQYDIKVSDKEDGNLSDGGISPQRVSFAFAYSMDGAVAEDALGHQSSVNGLSLIEGSGCKACHSFEKQSVGPAYQEVAKRYETTDENKAMLVNKILKGGSGNWGDRAMPAQVVTEEEAGIIVDYLLSLDAQGASLPLSGILTPTDHIANPGGKYIFKVNYTDQGGEVVGPLAAQTVLELRDPKVEAETFDIRNSTRARSTDNTTYMGELKEGSYFAFKNIDLKSIDALKIRMGATAAGLTLNVNIDKSDGKTIATQAMPAVSSPSALREVTIPLESVPSGKHDIYFVVSGEGEAEGSIDWIYFNNPTIDKKLASK is encoded by the coding sequence ATGATACGACAGAAAGTCCGATCGCTCCTAAGTTTTTCCCTTCTTCTTTGTTTTATTTACCTACTAACTTCATGTGAAAGTGCCCGAGAGCGAAAAATACTGGTGTATTTTCAGCCCGATGGTAAGCAAGCACCTGCGGGCCTGTCGGTGATTGAGCAGATAGGACAGCAGAATAACTTTGCAGTAGATACTACCAGCCAGGGAGCTTCTTTGATGGAAGAAAACCTTCAAAATTATAGTGCAATCGTATTTTTGGGTGCTTCCGGCGAATCCTTAAATGTTTGGCAGCAAACTGATGTTGAACGTTTTGTCCAGGCAGGTGGTGGCTATGTTGGTCTCAATGCGTCTATCAATGTAAAATATAACTGGCCATGGTATGAGGAATTGCTTGCAATGACAAAAAACCAGGAAGTACAAAATCCGGAATACCAGGAAATGCCGGTACAGCTTATGGCTACTCAGGAAGGCAAAGCTGCTCCCGATGGTGTAAATGCCTGGGCTGGACAATATGACGGAGGACATGTAGTCTACATGGATGGGAAAAATGTACCTGCTTCTCTTGACAATGAACAAATGAAAGAGTATCTCCTCAGAGGCATTGAATATGCTATTGGCGATAACCATTTGAACTATGGACTGGCTCATTCTTTGAGAACTCCTGAAGAAAACCGTTTTGTCAAAGAAGTACTTGTACCCGGCCCATTGGATGAACCTACTGAACTTGCTGTTTTGCCTGATGGCAAAGTAATTTTTACGGAGCGTAAAGGAGCTGTAAAAATGTATTATCCACAGGATGGGAGTATGCGCAAAATTGCGCAAATGAATGTGCATACTCAATTTGAGGATGGCTTAATGGGAATCGCCAAAGACCCTGATTTTTATTATAACCATTGGATTTACATGTACTATTCTCCTGTAGGAGATAAACCGGTACAAAATTTATCACGCTTCAAGCTTTTGGATGACAGTCTGATCATGTCTTCTGAAAAAGTGATTTTGCAGGTAGATGTACAACGTCAGGAATGCTGCCATACCGGTGGTTCTATCGCTTTTGGCCCCGATGGTTTGCTCTACCTTTCTACCGGTGATGATACTAACCCTTTCCAATCCAACGGATATGCGCCTATTGACGAAAGACCCGGTCGTGCTCCTTTTGATGCTCAAGGTTCTTCAGGCAATACGAATGACCTCAGAGGAAAAATTTTAAGAATCCGGGTGAATGATGATGCTACTTATTCTATCCCTGATGGTAATCTTTTTCCCAAAGACGATCCTTTGAGCCGTCCTGAAATCTTTGTGATGGGAACCCGTAACAGCTATAGAATCAGTGTAGACCAGGAAACTGGCTGGCTGTACTGGGGGGATGTAGGTCCTGATGCCCGTACTGATGGAGAGATGGGCACCAAAGGCTATGATGCAGTGAAGCAAGCCAAAAAAGCAGGTTTCTATGGCTGGCCTTATTTCCGTGGCAATCGTCCTTACCGTGATCATAATTTTGCCACCGGAGAAGTGGGGGATTATTTTGACTTTGATGGCCCTATCAATGATTCACCCAATAATACGGGTCGTACAAAATTACCTCCCTTCAATAAATCATTTGTGTGGTACCCTTATGATGAGTCTCCTGAGTTTCCTATCGTAGGTACCGGGGGTCGTAATGCCATGGCCGGTCCGGTATATCATTACGAAAAGTACGAACATGCAAAAAATCGTTTTCCTGAATATTATGATGATAAGCTTTTTATTTACGACTGGATTCGTAACTGGATTATTGCTGTCACAGTAGATGAAAACGGAGACTTGCAGAGATTAGAACCCTTTGCCGATTCTTTTGATTTCAGCAAAATCATAGATATGGAAATGGGCCATGACGGAAGCATTTATCTTCTGGAATATGGTGCTGACTGGTTTGCTGCTAACCCTGATGCTTCTCTTTCCCGTATCAGCTATGCCGAGGGTAACCGTGCGCCGATAGCACGCATTGCCGCCAATGAAAGCATAGGTGCTGCACCTTTCACTGTCCAGTTTTCAGGTGAAGAAAGTTATGATTATGATGAAGGTGATGAACTTAGCTATGTATGGTCATTTACCGGAGAGGAGAAACAATCAACTGAAGCCAATCCGGAATTTACTTTTGAGAAGCCTGGCATGTATGATGTCAAACTTACTGTGACAGATGCCGAAGGTAGTAGTGATGTACAGGATATGACAATTCAGGTAGGCAACGAAAGGCCATCTGTAGAAATTGCCCTGACCTCCAATGCTTCCTTTTACTGGGAAAACCACCCTATACAATACGACATCAAAGTTTCTGATAAAGAAGATGGTAATCTTTCTGATGGAGGCATTTCACCACAAAGAGTCAGCTTTGCTTTTGCCTATAGCATGGATGGTGCAGTAGCTGAAGATGCTCTTGGTCATCAATCATCCGTTAATGGTCTATCATTGATTGAAGGAAGCGGATGCAAGGCCTGCCATTCCTTTGAGAAACAATCTGTAGGGCCTGCTTATCAGGAAGTAGCTAAACGCTATGAAACTACAGACGAAAATAAAGCCATGTTGGTCAACAAAATTCTCAAAGGCGGAAGCGGTAATTGGGGAGATAGAGCCATGCCTGCCCAGGTAGTAACAGAAGAAGAAGCCGGAATTATTGTAGATTACCTACTTTCTCTGGATGCTCAGGGTGCATCCCTGCCTTTGAGTGGAATATTGACTCCCACTGATCATATCGCTAATCCTGGTGGTAAGTATATTTTTAAAGTAAACTATACCGACCAGGGAGGAGAAGTAGTAGGGCCTTTGGCAGCACAAACTGTTCTGGAATTACGTGATCCCAAAGTTGAAGCCGAGACTTTTGATATCAGAAATAGCACTCGTGCCCGTAGCACTGACAATACTACATACATGGGAGAGCTAAAAGAGGGTAGCTATTTTGCGTTCAAAAATATTGATCTCAAAAGTATTGATGCGCTGAAGATTAGAATGGGTGCAACCGCCGCCGGACTTACCTTGAATGTCAATATCGATAAATCAGATGGCAAAACCATCGCTACTCAGGCTATGCCAGCCGTTTCTTCACCCTCCGCGCTCCGTGAAGTCACCATTCCGCTAGAGTCGGTACCTTCCGGTAAGCATGATATATACTTTGTAGTTTCTGGTGAAGGAGAAGCTGAAGGCAGCATTGACTGGATTTACTTTAACAATCCTACCATTGACAAAAAACTAGCTTCTAAATAA
- the cysN gene encoding sulfate adenylyltransferase subunit CysN, with protein MNQESLKEVNEQYLNMDLLRFTTAGSVDDGKSTLIGRLLYDSKAIFDDQMESVQLASLGSGDENVNLALLTDGLRDEREQGITIDVAYRYFATPKRKFIIADTPGHIQYTRNMVTGASTANLAIVLVDARHGVVEQTCRHAFIASLLRIQHLVLCINKMDLVGYSEEKFEKIKDDFEDFSSKLDVPDIRYIPISALKGDNVVNKSENMPWYQGASLLYTLENVQVASDYNFIDSRFPVQRVIRPQSDKYHDYRGYAGKVAGGVFKPGDEIIVQPSGLTSKIKSIETMDGPLDEAFPPMAVSITLEDDIDITRGDTICKPDNQPAVGQDIELMVCWLNDKKLQPGGKYAIKHTTKDVRCVMKEVKYKVNINTLHRIEDDKEIGLNDIGRVLIRTTSPLIYDSYKKNKTTGSLILIDEFTNETVGAGMIL; from the coding sequence ATGAATCAAGAATCATTAAAAGAAGTAAACGAACAATACCTCAACATGGACCTGTTGCGCTTTACCACGGCAGGCAGTGTGGATGATGGGAAAAGTACCCTGATCGGAAGGCTTTTATACGATAGCAAGGCTATCTTTGACGATCAAATGGAATCTGTGCAGCTTGCCAGCCTGGGTAGTGGGGACGAAAATGTTAACCTGGCCCTCCTGACCGATGGTCTGCGCGATGAAAGGGAGCAAGGCATAACCATAGATGTAGCCTATCGTTATTTTGCTACTCCCAAACGAAAATTTATCATAGCAGATACTCCTGGCCACATACAGTACACCAGAAATATGGTGACTGGGGCATCTACGGCTAACCTAGCTATTGTACTGGTAGATGCACGCCATGGAGTAGTAGAACAAACATGCCGTCATGCCTTTATTGCTTCTCTCCTTCGGATACAGCACCTGGTATTGTGTATCAACAAAATGGATCTGGTGGGATACAGCGAAGAGAAGTTTGAAAAAATCAAAGACGATTTTGAGGACTTTAGTTCTAAACTCGATGTTCCTGATATCCGCTACATCCCTATCAGTGCACTGAAAGGTGATAATGTAGTGAACAAATCTGAAAATATGCCCTGGTACCAGGGAGCTAGTCTGCTTTATACCTTAGAAAACGTCCAGGTTGCCAGTGATTATAATTTTATAGACTCTCGTTTTCCTGTACAACGCGTCATCCGTCCACAGTCAGATAAATACCATGATTATAGAGGATATGCGGGTAAAGTGGCAGGGGGAGTTTTTAAGCCGGGAGATGAAATTATTGTACAGCCTTCGGGATTGACTTCAAAAATCAAATCTATTGAAACCATGGATGGACCTTTGGATGAGGCCTTCCCTCCTATGGCGGTATCTATCACACTGGAAGATGATATTGACATTACCAGAGGAGATACCATTTGTAAACCTGACAACCAACCGGCTGTTGGGCAGGATATTGAGCTGATGGTTTGCTGGCTCAATGACAAAAAACTTCAGCCAGGAGGAAAGTATGCCATCAAGCATACCACCAAAGATGTACGCTGTGTAATGAAAGAAGTGAAGTACAAAGTGAACATCAACACGCTTCACCGAATAGAAGATGATAAAGAAATTGGATTGAACGATATTGGCAGGGTGTTGATTCGTACTACTTCACCCTTGATTTATGATAGCTACAAAAAGAATAAAACCACAGGAAGTTTGATTCTTATTGATGAATTTACCAATGAAACTGTAGGAGCAGGAATGATTCTTTAA
- the cysD gene encoding sulfate adenylyltransferase subunit CysD, whose protein sequence is MKSYRLTHLKQLEAEAIFIMREVASQFEKPVLLFSGGKDSICMVRLAQKAFWPAKLPFPLMHIDTGHNFPETIEFRDKLVEKVGAKLIVKTVQESIDKGRVAEEKGMNASRNALQTVTLLDGIEEFKFDAAFGGARRDEEKARAKERFFSHRDEFGQWNPRNQRPELWNLFNGKKNMGEHFRIFPLSNWTEMDVWQYIAAEQMEIPEIYFSHDREVVDRDGVLLAKSEFLTLQKEEKYETRRIRFRTVGDMTCTGAVESDAGDLQSIIQEVASAKVTERGGRTDDKRSDAAMEDRKKLGYF, encoded by the coding sequence ATGAAATCTTATCGCTTAACGCATCTAAAGCAGCTAGAAGCAGAAGCTATCTTCATTATGCGTGAAGTAGCCTCTCAATTCGAGAAGCCGGTTCTGCTTTTTTCAGGAGGTAAAGACTCTATTTGTATGGTTAGATTGGCACAAAAGGCTTTCTGGCCGGCAAAGTTGCCCTTTCCTCTTATGCATATAGATACCGGGCATAACTTTCCTGAAACCATAGAATTCCGTGACAAGCTGGTAGAAAAAGTAGGCGCGAAACTTATTGTGAAGACCGTTCAGGAATCTATTGATAAAGGGAGAGTAGCGGAAGAGAAAGGTATGAATGCCAGTAGAAATGCTTTACAGACCGTTACGTTGTTAGATGGAATTGAAGAATTTAAGTTTGACGCTGCTTTTGGTGGTGCCCGTCGTGATGAAGAAAAAGCCCGCGCCAAAGAGCGATTTTTCTCGCACCGTGATGAGTTTGGCCAGTGGAATCCCAGAAACCAGCGACCCGAATTGTGGAATCTCTTTAATGGAAAAAAGAACATGGGCGAACATTTTCGGATTTTCCCCCTAAGCAACTGGACTGAGATGGATGTTTGGCAGTACATCGCTGCTGAGCAAATGGAAATCCCTGAAATCTATTTTTCTCATGACCGTGAAGTAGTAGATCGAGATGGCGTGTTGCTAGCTAAGTCAGAATTTCTCACTTTGCAAAAAGAAGAAAAATACGAAACCAGACGCATACGCTTCAGAACAGTAGGTGATATGACCTGTACTGGCGCAGTGGAGTCTGATGCTGGTGATTTACAATCTATTATACAGGAGGTAGCATCTGCAAAAGTCACTGAGAGAGGCGGCAGAACGGATGACAAACGCTCTGATGCTGCGATGGAAGACCGAAAAAAATTAGGCTACTTTTAG
- the cysC gene encoding adenylyl-sulfate kinase: MNHIYPIFDTILQKHDKEELINQKGKVIWMVGLSGSGKSTLARATENTLHQQKKLTMLLDGDNLRTGVNNNLGFSEEERRENIRRAAEVAKLFAQCGVITICSLISPTKSIRQMAKEIIGEEAYFEVYIDCPLEVCEQRDVKGLYAKARRGEIKDFTGISSPFEAPESPDLRLESGKKTIEECHQILVNKVLDITSI; encoded by the coding sequence TTGAACCATATTTATCCGATTTTCGACACGATCCTGCAAAAGCATGATAAAGAAGAACTGATAAACCAAAAGGGAAAAGTGATCTGGATGGTAGGTTTATCAGGCTCCGGCAAAAGTACATTGGCAAGAGCTACAGAGAACACTCTCCACCAACAGAAAAAATTAACGATGTTGCTGGATGGAGATAACCTGCGCACTGGCGTGAATAACAATCTAGGTTTTAGCGAAGAAGAAAGACGAGAAAATATTCGCAGAGCAGCGGAAGTAGCTAAGTTGTTTGCCCAATGTGGGGTCATCACTATTTGTTCGCTAATTAGCCCTACTAAAAGCATACGGCAAATGGCTAAGGAGATTATTGGTGAGGAGGCATATTTTGAAGTATACATAGATTGTCCACTGGAAGTATGCGAACAAAGAGATGTCAAAGGCTTATATGCCAAAGCAAGACGAGGTGAAATCAAAGATTTTACCGGAATAAGCTCACCTTTTGAAGCCCCTGAAAGTCCGGATTTGCGTCTTGAGTCAGGGAAGAAAACGATTGAAGAGTGTCATCAAATATTAGTAAATAAAGTGTTGGATATCACATCCATATAA
- the prmC gene encoding peptide chain release factor N(5)-glutamine methyltransferase has protein sequence MKEKVYQARALYQSIVNQIYQHRSGLYAIEEARYMALMLMEHYLHQQRTDILLDRQLQMDNHQEKKLEVAVKRICNDEPIQYVIGETFFYGRSLYVSPAVLIPRRETEELVDLIIKENKTPALNILDIGTGSGCIAVTLCKEMDTPKVHALDVSQEALAVAKANAQRYQANVQWLFEDILNLSFSQENFDIIVSNPPYVKKSEAAEMKKNVLSYEPYEALFVSDEDPLLFYRQIAQLCTMSDMLKKGGKVYLEINEAHGAEVVKLFKEQGFHDVRLRKDMQQKDRFVSAKLTF, from the coding sequence ATGAAAGAAAAGGTGTATCAGGCACGTGCTCTGTATCAGTCTATTGTCAATCAGATCTATCAGCATAGGTCAGGACTTTATGCAATAGAAGAAGCAAGATACATGGCACTGATGCTGATGGAACATTATCTGCATCAACAAAGAACAGATATTCTACTGGATAGGCAGCTTCAGATGGATAACCATCAGGAGAAAAAGCTAGAGGTTGCAGTTAAACGTATATGCAATGATGAGCCGATTCAGTACGTGATTGGAGAAACTTTTTTTTACGGAAGGTCTTTGTATGTCTCACCAGCAGTACTCATACCGAGACGAGAAACTGAAGAACTAGTTGATCTTATTATCAAAGAAAATAAAACGCCTGCCCTGAACATATTAGATATAGGAACTGGCAGCGGCTGTATTGCTGTCACACTTTGCAAGGAAATGGATACTCCCAAAGTGCATGCACTGGATGTCAGTCAGGAGGCACTGGCAGTAGCAAAAGCCAATGCTCAGCGATATCAGGCAAATGTTCAATGGTTGTTTGAAGATATATTGAATCTATCTTTCAGCCAAGAGAACTTCGACATCATAGTAAGTAATCCTCCATATGTAAAAAAGAGTGAAGCTGCTGAAATGAAAAAAAACGTATTGAGCTATGAACCGTATGAAGCATTATTCGTCAGTGATGAGGACCCACTTTTATTTTACAGACAGATAGCCCAGCTTTGCACAATGAGCGACATGCTCAAAAAAGGTGGTAAAGTTTATCTGGAGATCAATGAAGCCCACGGGGCAGAAGTTGTAAAATTATTCAAAGAGCAAGGTTTCCATGATGTCAGATTAAGAAAAGACATGCAGCAAAAAGATAGATTTGTTTCAGCCAAGCTTACTTTTTAA
- a CDS encoding RibD family protein, whose translation MPSKIDLLIRTLQLATLGLGKVTPDPLFGWLLASPDKRILAEGWLPLKPILFTFSLPDNNISSIPFSEQNTLYVNALPTITSSLIAFFSTFHVSRICVAASTDDSVRALIPKNITLEDSLLLENEAFVNRRFYTYSKVHRPYLILKWAETADGYIARENYDSKWISSPQSRRLVHKWRTEEDAIMVGTNTAHHDNPRLNVRSWSGRDPVRIVIDKQLRLSSQLHLFDGSQPTICYNIHLEQKTANLSLVRIPDQGDHLTFFTLVLQDLWQRNIQSVIIEGGAHLLGFLIKNQLWDEARVFTALHHFGKGISAPALDMPSLIHTSTVDNDSLKIYQNTKS comes from the coding sequence ATGCCAAGCAAAATTGATCTTTTAATTCGTACTCTGCAACTTGCCACTCTTGGATTAGGCAAAGTAACTCCTGACCCATTGTTTGGGTGGCTCCTAGCTTCTCCTGATAAACGCATACTTGCTGAAGGCTGGCTTCCCCTCAAGCCCATCTTATTTACGTTTTCTCTTCCTGATAATAACATATCCAGTATCCCATTTTCGGAACAGAATACATTGTACGTAAATGCTTTGCCTACTATCACCAGCTCTTTGATAGCATTTTTTTCTACTTTTCATGTTTCCAGAATTTGTGTGGCAGCGAGCACTGATGACTCTGTCAGGGCACTTATTCCCAAAAACATTACATTGGAAGATAGCCTTTTGTTAGAAAATGAGGCCTTTGTAAACCGGCGTTTTTACACTTATTCAAAAGTACATAGACCTTATCTTATTCTCAAATGGGCTGAAACGGCCGATGGATACATTGCCCGGGAAAATTACGACTCAAAATGGATCAGTAGTCCACAATCGCGTAGATTGGTACATAAATGGAGAACCGAAGAAGATGCTATCATGGTAGGCACTAATACTGCCCATCATGATAATCCAAGGCTGAATGTCAGAAGCTGGTCTGGACGTGATCCTGTAAGAATTGTCATAGACAAGCAACTTAGATTAAGTTCTCAACTCCACTTATTTGATGGATCACAGCCCACTATATGTTACAATATTCATCTTGAGCAAAAAACAGCTAACTTAAGCTTGGTGCGCATACCTGACCAGGGGGATCATCTTACCTTTTTTACACTTGTCCTTCAGGATCTTTGGCAAAGGAATATCCAGTCCGTAATTATAGAAGGTGGTGCTCATTTATTAGGTTTTCTGATAAAAAACCAGCTTTGGGATGAAGCAAGAGTTTTTACTGCTCTGCATCATTTTGGCAAAGGCATTTCAGCTCCTGCATTGGATATGCCATCATTAATACATACCTCAACAGTTGATAATGACTCGCTGAAAATTTATCAGAATACTAAAAGCTAA
- a CDS encoding cytochrome c oxidase subunit 3, with translation MHQQNKNNTEEKRRETAMARLEKIHPHKMLLYLAIFGSSLVFLFMITAYTFSRPEEDFSSFAMPKSFVVSLVILLLSSFAISKALPAFKKDNIKEVRRAVEIALLLGLGFTISQYIGWYELNSSGIHLTGKDSGAYLYIISGLHILHLAGGLVFLTLAYTNINTVSRDPVKTLIVLTNPYERIRLEMLVAYWHFVDILWIVLFFYFLFSF, from the coding sequence ATGCATCAGCAAAATAAAAATAATACAGAGGAGAAGAGAAGGGAAACTGCCATGGCACGTTTGGAAAAAATACATCCTCACAAGATGCTTCTTTACTTAGCCATTTTTGGAAGTAGCCTGGTTTTTCTCTTTATGATCACTGCATATACTTTCAGTCGTCCGGAGGAAGATTTTAGTAGTTTTGCCATGCCAAAGTCATTTGTGGTAAGTTTGGTTATTCTGTTGTTGTCAAGCTTTGCCATTTCCAAAGCCTTACCAGCATTTAAAAAGGATAACATAAAAGAAGTGAGAAGAGCAGTAGAAATAGCATTATTGCTGGGGCTCGGCTTCACCATCAGCCAGTATATTGGTTGGTATGAATTGAACAGCTCTGGGATACACCTTACAGGCAAAGACTCAGGAGCATACTTATACATTATCTCAGGTTTGCATATTTTACACTTGGCAGGCGGCCTTGTATTTTTGACCCTGGCATATACCAATATCAACACCGTATCAAGAGATCCGGTGAAAACCCTGATCGTGCTTACCAATCCTTATGAGCGTATCCGTTTGGAGATGTTAGTTGCTTATTGGCATTTTGTAGATATACTCTGGATCGTTCTATTCTTTTATTTCCTGTTTAGCTTTTAG